The following DNA comes from Hyalangium ruber.
AGCCGAGAACATGCGCGGCAGCAGGAAGAGCGGCGCGGCGCCCTTGCGCGCCAGGATGTGGCCGGACTCGGCGGCGTAGGGCATGCCGGTCAGCTCCGCCGAGGGAGAGGGCAGCGCCACCACCATCGCCCCGCGCGACTCCAGCGCTCGCGCGAAGCCCAGCCACTCCTGGCGCGCCGCGCGGGCGTCCACCTGCCCCGCGCCCTGGCTGCGGAAGTTGGCCCGTCCGCGCAGCGCCCACGTAGGCCCCGGCGGTGACATCAGGAATAGGTCGATCATCGCTTTCTCAGCTTATCCCGGCCTCCGGGCGGCAATGCACGATGGCCAAACGTCGATGCATCCATCTCTGGCCTCGGACGCGCGAGTCGATGAGGCTCTGTCCCCGCGTGGACGAGACCAACCTGCCCGAACCCGATGAGCTACAGCGCCTGCTCTCCGCCGTGGTGTCCCTGCCGGCGCTGAGCCCCCATGCCGCGCGCCTGGAGCGCCTTCGCCAGGACTATGTCCGCGGCGTGGAGCGCAAGGATGCGCCCCTCTCCGTCGCCCTGGTGGGGGCCACCGGCGCCGGCAAGTCCACCCTGCTCAACGCCCTGGCCGGCCAACACCTGGCCCGCGAGGGAGAGAACCGGCCCACCAGCACCGCCTCCACCGTCTTCGCCCCGGCCGGCGCGGACCTGGAGTCGCTCGCCCGCGTGGGTGCCTCGGTGGTGCGCTACACCGCCAGCCCCCACGGCCTGTGGGCCGGGCAGATCTTCATCGACACGCCGGACCTCAACAGCGTGGCCACCGCCCACCGCGACGTGGCGCGCGCCGCGCTGGAGCTGGCCGACGTGGCCCTGGTGGTGATGCACCGCGGGAGCGTGGCCGAGGCCTCCCAGCTCCAGTTCCTCGCCGAGTTCGCCACGCGCCGCGCCCTCGTCTTCCTCATCAACTTCGCCGACGAGCTGTCCGCCGAGTCCCGCGAGGCCCTCAAGGCCCAGGCGCGCAAGCTCGCCTCCGAGCGGCTGGGGCTCTCGCAGGACGCCGTGCCCGCCTTCGCCATCAGCGCCCGGTCCGCGCGCGAGGGCAAGGATGTCTCGGGCGAGTTCGGCGCCTTCCTCTTCCACCTCCGGGAGCTGGCCACCCAGGCGGTGGCCTCGCGCGTACGCCGGGGCAACGCCCTGGGCGCTCTGGGCGAGGTGGCCTCGCGGGTGGACACCGCCCTGCGGGACACCGAGGAGCTGATCGGCCGCACCCGCTTCTCCCTGGAGGCCGGCCTCACCCGGATCGGCGAAGGGCTGCACCACGACTTCGACATGCGCCTCGAGTTGGCCCACGGGCACCTCGCCACCGAGGTGCGCCGGCAGGCCGCGGGCCGCTTCTGGGGTCCGGCGGCCTGGGGCCTGCGCCTGTCCATGTGGGGAGCGGGCGGCCTCGGCGCCGCGACGCTGCTGTCCCGGACCAGCCTTCCGGTGGGGCTGGCGGTGGCCGCGGCCTCCACCGCGCTGGACGCGGTGCGACAGCGCACCCGCGCCCATGCCGCCGAGTCGGCGGTGGTGGAGCCCTTCGAGGATGACCTGACGGTGGAGGCGGCCGCGCGCGCCGCGCTCACCGAGGCCCGCGCCGTCGCACACGCCAGCGGGCTGGAGCCCGAGACCCTCGGAATCCCCAACACGCAGACCTTGCTGACGGAGTTGCAGTCGGCACGCGCGAGCACCTGGCGCTACACCGCCACCACGGCGGTGGCGGGGGCGGTCTCCGACTGGTGGAGCGTGGCGCGGTGGCTGGTGCTGCCGCTCATCAACCTGCCCCTGTTCGTCCTGCTGGGGCACGTGGGCTACCGCGTGGTGCGCGCCTACCTGGAGGGACCGCTGCTGAGCACGGAGTACTTCCTCAACGCCGGCGCGCTCTTCATGCTGCTCGCCGGCGTGGGGGCGCTCCTGGCCTCAGCGAGTCTCGCGGGCGCTGGCCGAGCCGCTCACCGGGCGGGCCGGGCGCGGTTTTCCCAGGCCCTCGCCACCCTGAGCGGGAGGCTGGGAGAGGCTGTCGATGACAGCCTTCGCCCCGGGCGGGAGGCCGCGCGTCGCCTGCTCGCGCTCATCCGCACCCGTTGAGAGCGACACCATCGGCTCGCCGACCTGCTGACGCTCGCGCGCCGCGACCATGTTCTCCTGGGACTCGCGGCACACCGGCGCGGCAATGCGCGTGTCACGCACCGGGTCGCCATAGCCGACGATGCGCGCCGGCACCGAGGGGTTGTTCCACCCGCGGCCCGACTCGCGCGCCACCTTGAAGTGCAGGTGCGGACCGCACGACCAGCCCGTGGAGCCGGAGAAGCCGAGGAGCTGGCCCTGCTTCACGCGCGCGCCGGACTTCACCACCACGGCGCTGAAGTGCAGGTACTGCGTCTCCAGCCCGTCGCCATGGGAGACGACGACGTAGTTGGCCTGCGGAGCGAACTTCTCGTCGCAACCACCTTGCGTGCTGTCACCGCGCGCCAGGCGCACCACCCCGTCCCGTGCGGCGACGATGGGGGTGCCTTCCGGCATGCGGAAGTCCCACGCGTAGGTGTCGTTGTGCTTGTGGCTGCCCGTGTCGTGACCTTGGCTCACCGTGTAGATGCGGCCGCAGGCGAACGGAACGCCGACCTCGGGCATCGCCGCGAGGGAATTGGGGGAGACCACCGGAACCGAAGCGAGGATCAGGAGGGTGGGAAGGATCATGGTTGGGGCCGCCTCTCAACGGAGGGAGATCCTTCGCATATTCCGTGACCCTATTTCGCTAGTGGGCCGGCCGCCGCGCGGACCAGGAGAAAGGCCCTCGCTCGGCCAGCTGCTCACCCGTGCCCCGCATGGCCCTCCCTCCCCTAGGCTGTTAAAAACTCTGACTGACTGGTCACTTTTTAATCGAAGAGGTAGAACGAGGGCATGCCTCCCCGTAAGGGCACACCCGCCGAGCCACCCCCGCGTCCCCGCCGCACGCAGCAGCAGCGCCGCGAGGAGACGCGGCGCCGGCTGTTGGACGCCACCATCGAGGTGCTGGTGGAGCAGGGCTATGCCCGACTCACCACGGTGGAGGTGGCCCAGCGGGCGGGCGTCTCCCAGGGCGCCGTCTTCACCCACTTCGACACCAAGGCGGACCTGCTCGGCGCGGCGGTCGAGCACCTCTTCCCCCGCCTCATCCAGGACTACCTGGCTGGCTTCGGCGGGCTGACCAGCAGCACGGACCGGGTGAGCGCCGCGGTGGAGATGCTGTGGTCCATCTTCCAGCGCCCCGAGCTGCAGGCCGCCATCGAGCTGTACGTGGCGGCGCGCACGGACAAGGAGCTGCAGGCGGCGCTGGCCTCCATGGAGGGCCCCCACCGGGACAACCTGGTGCGCGTGGCGCGCGAGCTGTTCCCCGAGGGCGCCTCGCACCCGGACTTCGAGGCCGTGGTGGAGCTCGTCATCGACGCCATCCAGGGCAGCGCCATCGCGCGCGTGGCCCGGCCCGACCACCCCGCGCTCCAGCGGATGCGGCAGGTCCTCACCCGCTTCGTACGCAGCAGCTTCTCTCGCGGCCGGCACCGTCCGCTCAAACGGACTTGAGGAGGTCACCCATGGACACCGCTCACATTCCCGACCTCATCACCCCCGCGGTCCCCTTCTTCGTCGTCTCGCTCATCATCGAGGGCTGGGTAGCGAAACGAATGAAGGACTCGGGACGCCCGCTGCTGGGCCACACGGTGAAGGACACCGCCGCCAGCCTCTCGATGGGGCTGGGCAACCTCGTTGTCGGCATCTTCTGGAAGGGCATCGCCTTCGCCTTCTACCTGGCGCTCTACCAGCTCACGCCGCTGCGGATGGGCTCGGGCGTGGCGGCCTGGGTGCTGCTCTTCTTCGCCGATGACCTCTGCTACTACTGGTTCCACCGCATCCACCACGAGGTCCGGCTCTTCTGGGCCTCGCACGTCATCCACCACTCCAGCGAGCACTACAACCTGTCCACGGCGCTGCGGCAGACGTGGACGCCCATGACGGGGCTGCCCTTCTGGGCTCCGCTGGCGCTGCTCGGCTTCCACCCGGCGATGATCGTCACCGCGCAGTCCATCAGCCTGCTCTACCAGTACTGGATTCACACCGAGGCCATCGGCCGAATGGGGCCGCTGGAGTGGGTGCTCAACACGCCCTCGCACCACCGGGCCCACCACGCCTCCAACGAGCGGTACCTGGACAAGAACTACGGCGGCATCCTCATCATCTGGGACCGGCTCTTCGGGACCTTCGAGCCCGAGACGGAGCGCCCCGTCTACGGGCTGACCAAGAACATCCACACCTTCAACCCGGTGCGCATCGCCTTCCACGAGTACGCCGCCATCATTCGGGACGTGCGGCGCCCCGGGCCGCTGCGCATCCGGCTCAGCCACATCTTCCGAGGCCCGGGCTGGAAGCGCCCGGAGCCCGAGGCCCGCCCCGCCCCCACGCCCACGCCCACGCCGACCCTGCCGGCCTGAGGCTTCCGCTTGGGGAAGAAGCCGACCTGAGCCAGTGTTCGCGCCCGCGCCGCGCCGTCACGGGGCGCACGGGAGGGAACCGCACATGAAGGCGCATTCCGGGAGGGCTCCACGCGCGTGGTGGCTCGGGCTGTTGATGGCTCTCATGGGGTGCGCCACCGCGCAGTCCGCGGAGTCCGGTGCCGCTCCGGCCTCCGCCACTTCGGGAGAGCCGGTCACGGCCTTCGTGGGCGTCTCCGTCCTCCCGTTGGACTCCGACACGGTGCTCGTGGACCAGACCGTGGTGGTGCGCGGCGAGCGCATCGAGGCCATCGGTCCCACTCCCTCCACGCCCGTGCCGGCTGGGGCGACGCGCATCGATGGGGCGGGCCGCTACCTCATGCCCGGCCTGGTGGACATGCACCTCCACCTGATGCCCGGCGAGGGCGCTCCCTCGGACCCGGCGGTACAGCAGCTCTCGCTGCTCCTGGCCAACGGCATCACCACCGCGCGCGCCCTGGTGGCGCCTCCTACCGCCCTCGCCCTGCGTGAGCGCGTCGCGCGCAGGGAGGTGCTCGGTCCCCTGCTGCGGGTGGCGGGGCCCTCCTTCCACGG
Coding sequences within:
- a CDS encoding GTPase; translated protein: MDETNLPEPDELQRLLSAVVSLPALSPHAARLERLRQDYVRGVERKDAPLSVALVGATGAGKSTLLNALAGQHLAREGENRPTSTASTVFAPAGADLESLARVGASVVRYTASPHGLWAGQIFIDTPDLNSVATAHRDVARAALELADVALVVMHRGSVAEASQLQFLAEFATRRALVFLINFADELSAESREALKAQARKLASERLGLSQDAVPAFAISARSAREGKDVSGEFGAFLFHLRELATQAVASRVRRGNALGALGEVASRVDTALRDTEELIGRTRFSLEAGLTRIGEGLHHDFDMRLELAHGHLATEVRRQAAGRFWGPAAWGLRLSMWGAGGLGAATLLSRTSLPVGLAVAAASTALDAVRQRTRAHAAESAVVEPFEDDLTVEAAARAALTEARAVAHASGLEPETLGIPNTQTLLTELQSARASTWRYTATTAVAGAVSDWWSVARWLVLPLINLPLFVLLGHVGYRVVRAYLEGPLLSTEYFLNAGALFMLLAGVGALLASASLAGAGRAAHRAGRARFSQALATLSGRLGEAVDDSLRPGREAARRLLALIRTR
- a CDS encoding TetR/AcrR family transcriptional regulator, with the protein product MPPRKGTPAEPPPRPRRTQQQRREETRRRLLDATIEVLVEQGYARLTTVEVAQRAGVSQGAVFTHFDTKADLLGAAVEHLFPRLIQDYLAGFGGLTSSTDRVSAAVEMLWSIFQRPELQAAIELYVAARTDKELQAALASMEGPHRDNLVRVARELFPEGASHPDFEAVVELVIDAIQGSAIARVARPDHPALQRMRQVLTRFVRSSFSRGRHRPLKRT
- a CDS encoding sterol desaturase family protein, whose translation is MDTAHIPDLITPAVPFFVVSLIIEGWVAKRMKDSGRPLLGHTVKDTAASLSMGLGNLVVGIFWKGIAFAFYLALYQLTPLRMGSGVAAWVLLFFADDLCYYWFHRIHHEVRLFWASHVIHHSSEHYNLSTALRQTWTPMTGLPFWAPLALLGFHPAMIVTAQSISLLYQYWIHTEAIGRMGPLEWVLNTPSHHRAHHASNERYLDKNYGGILIIWDRLFGTFEPETERPVYGLTKNIHTFNPVRIAFHEYAAIIRDVRRPGPLRIRLSHIFRGPGWKRPEPEARPAPTPTPTPTLPA